Proteins from a genomic interval of Xanthomonas sp. AM6:
- the flgA gene encoding flagellar basal body P-ring formation chaperone FlgA: MRLILLVVLLAALPAWAAEFQPVDSIRAAALSTLGPDATAEATLDPSVRVPLCPVPLQAQPTGTTTVEVSCPREAGWRLFVPVKVRRLQDVLVLSRGLAAGETVGAADMVSEKRDVARIVGAAMTDPAMAVGRVVRRTLPAGTLLSANDLVAQRLVRRGDTVALVARNGSLEVRMAGRALSDGGENERVTVENLSSRRVVQGTVSQNGDVFVTR, encoded by the coding sequence ATGCGCCTGATCCTGTTAGTGGTCCTGCTGGCGGCATTGCCGGCCTGGGCCGCGGAATTCCAACCGGTCGACTCGATCCGCGCCGCGGCGCTGTCCACGCTGGGGCCCGACGCCACGGCCGAGGCGACCCTGGATCCGTCGGTGCGGGTGCCGCTGTGCCCGGTGCCGCTGCAGGCGCAGCCGACCGGCACCACCACGGTGGAGGTGAGCTGCCCGCGCGAGGCCGGCTGGCGCCTGTTCGTGCCGGTCAAGGTGCGGCGCCTGCAGGACGTGCTGGTGCTGAGCCGCGGCCTGGCCGCTGGAGAGACCGTCGGTGCCGCCGATATGGTGTCGGAGAAGCGCGACGTGGCGCGGATCGTCGGTGCGGCGATGACCGATCCGGCGATGGCGGTCGGCCGGGTGGTGCGGCGCACGCTGCCGGCCGGCACGCTGCTGTCGGCCAACGATCTGGTCGCGCAGCGGCTGGTGCGGCGCGGCGACACGGTGGCGCTGGTGGCGCGCAACGGGTCGCTGGAGGTACGCATGGCTGGCCGCGCGCTCAGCGACGGGGGCGAGAACGAGCGGGTGACCGTCGAGAACCTGTCGTCACGCCGCGTCGTTCAGGGAACTGTGTCACAAAATGGCGACGTTTTTGTGACGCGTTGA
- the flgM gene encoding flagellar biosynthesis anti-sigma factor FlgM, with translation MSQKIEGSLPSQAALRTTSVSTKAASGASEDGQARAVDATAAADSLRLTGEASGLQTLQRELSTAPAVDSNRVESVRNALQNGSYKINPDVIANRMLDLDQQLSA, from the coding sequence ATGAGTCAGAAAATCGAGGGGAGCCTGCCCAGCCAGGCCGCGCTCCGCACCACGTCCGTCAGCACCAAGGCCGCCTCCGGCGCGTCCGAGGACGGCCAGGCGCGCGCGGTGGACGCCACGGCCGCGGCCGACAGCCTGCGCCTGACCGGCGAGGCGTCCGGCCTGCAGACCCTGCAGCGCGAGCTGTCGACCGCGCCGGCGGTGGACAGCAACCGCGTGGAGTCGGTGCGCAACGCGTTGCAGAACGGCAGCTACAAGATCAATCCCGACGTCATCGCCAATCGTATGCTCGATCTGGACCAACAGCTCAGCGCATGA
- a CDS encoding PAS domain S-box protein, translating to MQPQFDLPPTHPSSDLRLAQRLDRGIWRTALLYLLLGLGWSLGSDLLLARFVDDPRTLAVLNLANDAVFLLLTAIALYFLLRPLVRGAMQVHARLALSEAGYRQMFQANPSPMLVYDLETLRVIDVNPAAIAFFGWPHDAFVGLELERLWPPGASARMREVIRSIRDTPSKVCVVAEPLRLRDGSQRMVESRSTGLDYQGRDARLVVISDRSAEHEAQQRRDQALQRLEEAQAIARLGSWQLDPCSGLGRYSDQVYRMLGRRVPEEPRAHRLEELLIPADLASQARIQRMLEEMCGAAPVQLDMLLPVLAADGQARMLHLRAETACDDAGAACVRGTLQDVTEHERSRRLLHEREEQFRELVRVLPDGVAILHQEHVLYANAACAGQFGYEGENLLGEPLQGLVHPGDLQQVREQMRDAGDKGERGAAARMRRRDGSLFHAGLSFGNVRYSGRDCKLLIVRDLSEPERMRDALALSNRELQAMARRLFSLQEDERRAISRDLHDDIGQAITAMKLSAHAALDEADAERRREDLNEIVQLADSSITKLRNLSTLLRPPQLDALGLEAALRWQAGMLFRASPVRLQLDIAALPARPSGEVEQACFRIAQESLTNVLRHACAGEVRMALSDEQHRQLRLEVVDDGDGFDPAGPRGLGLIVMRERAQSAGGTLQIDTAPGAGTRVTLCLPYATAATPAHPPGP from the coding sequence ATGCAACCACAATTCGATCTCCCCCCGACCCATCCGTCGTCGGACCTGCGCCTGGCGCAGCGCCTGGACCGCGGCATCTGGCGGACCGCGCTGCTGTACCTGCTGCTGGGCCTTGGCTGGTCGCTGGGCAGCGACCTGCTGCTGGCCAGGTTCGTGGACGACCCGCGCACGCTGGCCGTGCTGAACCTGGCCAACGACGCCGTCTTCCTGCTGTTGACCGCCATCGCCCTGTACTTCCTGCTGCGTCCCCTGGTGCGCGGGGCGATGCAGGTGCACGCGCGGCTGGCGCTGTCGGAGGCCGGCTACCGGCAGATGTTCCAGGCCAATCCCAGCCCGATGCTGGTCTACGACCTGGAAACGCTGCGGGTGATCGACGTCAATCCGGCCGCGATCGCCTTCTTCGGCTGGCCGCACGACGCCTTCGTCGGCCTGGAGCTGGAGCGGCTGTGGCCGCCGGGCGCGTCGGCGCGCATGCGCGAGGTGATCCGGAGCATCCGCGACACGCCGTCCAAGGTCTGCGTGGTGGCCGAGCCGCTGCGCCTGCGCGACGGCAGCCAGCGCATGGTCGAGTCGCGCAGCACCGGCCTGGACTACCAGGGCCGCGACGCGCGGCTGGTGGTGATCAGCGACCGCAGCGCCGAGCACGAGGCGCAGCAGCGCCGCGACCAGGCCCTGCAGCGGCTGGAGGAGGCGCAGGCGATCGCCCGCCTCGGCTCCTGGCAACTGGACCCGTGCAGCGGGCTGGGCCGCTATTCGGACCAGGTCTACCGGATGCTCGGCCGGCGCGTGCCGGAGGAGCCGCGCGCGCATCGCCTGGAAGAGCTGCTGATTCCGGCCGACCTGGCCTCGCAGGCGCGCATCCAGCGCATGCTCGAAGAAATGTGCGGCGCGGCGCCGGTGCAGCTGGACATGCTGCTGCCGGTGCTGGCCGCCGACGGCCAGGCGCGCATGCTGCACCTGCGCGCCGAAACCGCCTGCGACGACGCCGGCGCGGCCTGCGTGCGCGGCACCCTGCAGGACGTGACCGAGCACGAGCGCTCGCGGCGCCTGCTGCACGAGCGCGAGGAACAGTTCCGCGAACTGGTGCGGGTGCTGCCCGACGGGGTCGCGATCCTGCACCAGGAGCACGTGCTGTACGCCAACGCGGCCTGCGCCGGGCAGTTCGGCTACGAGGGCGAGAACCTGCTCGGCGAACCGCTGCAGGGGCTGGTCCATCCCGGCGACCTGCAGCAGGTGCGCGAGCAGATGCGCGATGCCGGCGACAAGGGCGAACGCGGCGCGGCGGCGCGCATGCGGCGCCGCGACGGCTCGCTGTTCCATGCCGGGCTGTCGTTCGGCAACGTGCGCTACAGCGGCCGCGACTGCAAGCTGCTGATCGTGCGCGATCTCAGCGAGCCCGAGCGCATGCGCGACGCGCTGGCGCTGAGCAACCGCGAACTGCAGGCGATGGCGCGGCGGCTGTTCTCGCTGCAGGAGGACGAGCGCCGGGCGATCTCGCGCGACCTGCACGACGACATCGGCCAGGCGATCACCGCGATGAAGCTGTCCGCGCACGCGGCGCTGGACGAAGCCGACGCCGAGCGCCGCCGCGAGGACCTCAACGAGATCGTGCAGCTGGCCGACAGCAGCATCACCAAGCTGCGCAACCTGTCCACCCTGCTGCGCCCGCCGCAGCTGGACGCGCTCGGGCTGGAGGCGGCGCTGCGCTGGCAGGCCGGCATGCTGTTCCGCGCCTCGCCGGTGCGCCTGCAGCTGGACATCGCCGCCCTGCCCGCGCGGCCCAGCGGCGAGGTCGAGCAGGCCTGTTTCCGCATCGCCCAGGAGAGCCTGACCAACGTGCTGCGCCACGCCTGCGCCGGCGAGGTGCGCATGGCGCTGAGCGACGAACAGCACCGTCAGCTGCGCCTGGAGGTGGTCGACGACGGCGACGGCTTCGATCCGGCCGGGCCGCGCGGGCTGGGCCTGATCGTGATGCGCGAGCGCGCGCAGAGCGCAGGCGGTACCCTGCAGATCGATACCGCGCCCGGCGCCGGCACGCGGGTGACCCTGTGCCTGCCCTACGCCACGGCGGCGACGCCGGCGCACCCACCTGGACCCTGA
- the flgE gene encoding flagellar hook protein FlgE translates to MGFNTSLSGIKAANSDLNVTANNIANVNTTGFKESRAEFADLFSATGYGIARNAIGAGVRVSNVAQQFSQGNVDPTGRNLDLAISGDGFFTMTSNGAKVYSRAGNFQTDENGYVVNPQGAKLQVFPPAANGNGFAVGTLTDLQLLTTDSSPKQSDKVNLMFTLPGNANVPTVATFSPTDANSYNHSTGGITVYDSLGVSHTQTSYFVKTGVANQWQVHNYVDGVAVGTPSTLQFDGNGKLTTPADGRITLSTFTPSTGAGTLNLTLDVSGSTQYGETFALRDARQDGYASGKLNSISIDANGVVYARYSNNADKALGQVAMTNFVNPQGLSSLGDNVWAESSASGNARTGAPSTSDFGDIQSGALEASTVDLTEQLVNMIVAQRNFQANSQMISTQDQVTQTIINIR, encoded by the coding sequence ATGGGTTTCAACACTTCGCTGTCCGGCATCAAAGCGGCCAATTCCGACCTCAACGTCACCGCCAACAACATCGCCAACGTCAACACCACCGGCTTCAAGGAGTCGCGCGCCGAGTTCGCCGACCTGTTCTCGGCCACCGGCTACGGCATCGCGCGCAACGCGATCGGCGCCGGCGTGCGGGTCAGCAACGTCGCCCAGCAGTTCTCGCAGGGCAACGTCGACCCGACCGGGCGCAACCTGGACCTGGCGATCTCCGGCGACGGCTTCTTCACCATGACCAGCAACGGCGCCAAGGTGTATTCGCGCGCCGGCAACTTCCAGACCGACGAGAACGGCTACGTGGTCAATCCGCAGGGCGCCAAGCTGCAGGTGTTCCCGCCGGCGGCCAACGGCAACGGCTTCGCGGTCGGCACGCTGACCGACCTGCAGCTGCTGACCACCGACAGCTCGCCCAAGCAGAGCGACAAGGTGAACCTGATGTTCACCCTGCCCGGCAACGCCAACGTGCCGACCGTGGCGACCTTCTCGCCGACCGACGCCAACAGCTACAACCACTCCACCGGCGGCATCACCGTCTACGATTCGCTGGGCGTCAGCCACACCCAGACCTCGTACTTCGTCAAGACCGGCGTCGCCAACCAGTGGCAGGTGCACAACTACGTCGACGGCGTGGCGGTCGGCACCCCGAGCACGCTGCAGTTCGACGGCAACGGCAAGCTCACCACGCCCGCCGACGGCCGCATCACGCTGAGCACGTTCACCCCGAGCACCGGCGCCGGCACCCTCAACCTGACCCTGGACGTGAGCGGCTCGACCCAGTACGGCGAGACCTTCGCCCTGCGCGACGCGCGCCAGGACGGCTATGCCAGCGGCAAGCTCAACTCGATCAGCATCGACGCCAATGGCGTGGTCTACGCGCGCTACTCCAACAACGCCGACAAGGCGCTGGGCCAGGTCGCGATGACCAACTTCGTCAACCCGCAGGGGCTGAGCTCGCTGGGCGACAACGTGTGGGCGGAAAGCTCGGCCTCGGGCAACGCCCGCACCGGCGCGCCGTCGACCTCCGACTTCGGCGACATCCAGTCCGGCGCGCTGGAAGCCTCGACCGTGGACCTCACCGAACAGCTGGTCAACATGATCGTCGCGCAGCGCAACTTCCAGGCCAACTCGCAGATGATCTCCACCCAGGACCAGGTCACGCAGACCATCATCAACATCCGTTGA
- a CDS encoding flagellar hook capping FlgD N-terminal domain-containing protein — protein sequence MSTVSNDIYSSLGLTGSSGSKTPSKSDSLNQADFLKLMTEQLQHQDPLKPMDNSQMVSQMAQLSTVQGIGDLNKTVTALSDSMSTDQILRGAQLVGHKVLVPSETMPLGTEGGVNGVIAAPGAGIVNLTVSDANGNAIKQISVSASKAGEVNFSWDGTDANGIRQAAGKYSVTATHTDSSGTNSKLSTYVQAPVESATIGSDGIYLDLTGLGTAPLANVLRVS from the coding sequence ATGAGTACCGTTTCCAACGATATCTATTCCAGCCTCGGGCTGACCGGCTCCAGCGGCAGCAAGACCCCGTCCAAATCGGACTCGCTGAACCAGGCCGACTTCCTGAAGCTGATGACCGAGCAGTTGCAGCACCAGGATCCGCTCAAGCCGATGGACAACAGCCAGATGGTCTCGCAGATGGCGCAGCTGTCCACCGTGCAGGGCATCGGCGACCTCAACAAGACCGTGACCGCGCTGTCCGATTCGATGAGCACCGACCAGATCCTGCGCGGCGCCCAGCTGGTCGGGCACAAGGTGCTGGTGCCGTCGGAAACGATGCCACTGGGCACCGAGGGCGGCGTCAACGGCGTGATCGCCGCGCCCGGCGCCGGCATCGTCAACCTCACCGTCAGCGACGCCAACGGCAACGCGATCAAGCAGATCAGCGTCAGCGCCAGCAAGGCCGGCGAAGTCAATTTCAGCTGGGACGGCACCGATGCCAACGGCATCCGCCAGGCCGCCGGCAAGTACAGCGTCACCGCCACGCATACCGACAGCAGCGGCACCAACAGCAAGCTGTCCACCTACGTCCAGGCCCCGGTCGAGAGCGCCACCATCGGCTCGGACGGCATCTACCTCGACCTGACCGGGCTGGGCACCGCCCCGCTCGCCAACGTGCTCCGCGTCAGCTGA
- a CDS encoding flagellar protein FlgN: MNTSVTNPLQQLSDALAGERQALLDHNVEALMRATSDKLAALRALEADVPAGAEAESLLRELADANRANGALLSRRRREVNWALRHLGRSESASSYDANGQSSTLRTSRHLAIA; the protein is encoded by the coding sequence ATGAACACTTCCGTGACCAACCCCTTGCAACAGCTCAGCGACGCGCTCGCCGGCGAACGGCAGGCCCTGTTGGATCACAACGTGGAAGCGCTGATGCGGGCGACCAGCGACAAGCTGGCCGCGTTGCGCGCGCTGGAGGCCGACGTGCCGGCCGGCGCCGAGGCCGAATCGCTGTTGCGCGAACTGGCCGACGCCAACCGCGCCAACGGCGCGCTGCTGTCGCGGCGGCGGCGCGAGGTGAACTGGGCATTGCGTCACCTGGGACGGAGCGAGAGCGCCTCGTCCTACGATGCCAACGGCCAGTCCAGCACCTTGCGCACCAGCCGGCACCTGGCGATCGCCTGA
- a CDS encoding ATP-binding protein, with amino-acid sequence MPLPSRKSLLALSELIDEGLVLFRADGRLLLANRAARGHLCNAETVDDRALGERLAQWLPDDARSQARSSGRWSGSLPTEEHVVLAHLYFHADGDDGHYLALIQGIEGQQDYEQELQQRHAELRQAYLRLNGAQEKLLQSEKMASIGQLAAGVAHEINNPIGYVHSNLGSLQEYLRSLFTLIEAYERALRAPDPKALIPEIDDIRTRFDIDFISRDLPQLMAESREGIERVTRIVRDLKDFSYSGREESWKLVDLHAGLESTINIIWNELKYKVTLDRHYGNLPLVECLPSELNQVYMNLLLNAGQAIGERGTIAVSTGQDGEEVWIEFRDSGAGIPADLLQRIFDPFFTTKPVGSGTGLGLSISYGIINKHHGRIDVTSTVGEGSSFRIVIPVRQPK; translated from the coding sequence GTGCCGTTGCCTTCGCGCAAGAGCCTGCTCGCGCTGAGCGAGCTGATCGACGAAGGCCTGGTGCTGTTCCGCGCCGACGGCCGCCTGCTGCTGGCCAACCGCGCCGCGCGCGGCCACCTGTGCAATGCCGAAACCGTCGACGACCGCGCGCTGGGCGAACGCCTGGCGCAGTGGCTGCCCGACGATGCGCGCTCGCAGGCGCGCAGCAGCGGCCGCTGGAGCGGCAGCCTGCCGACCGAAGAGCACGTGGTGCTGGCGCACCTGTATTTCCATGCCGACGGCGACGACGGCCACTACCTGGCGCTGATCCAGGGCATCGAAGGCCAGCAGGACTACGAGCAGGAACTGCAGCAGCGCCACGCCGAACTGCGCCAGGCCTACCTGCGCCTCAACGGCGCGCAGGAAAAGCTGCTGCAGTCGGAGAAGATGGCCTCCATCGGCCAGCTCGCCGCCGGCGTCGCCCACGAGATCAACAACCCGATCGGCTACGTGCATTCCAACCTGGGCAGCCTGCAGGAGTACCTGCGCAGCCTGTTCACCCTGATCGAGGCCTACGAGCGCGCCTTGCGTGCACCCGATCCCAAGGCGCTGATCCCGGAGATCGACGACATCCGCACCCGCTTCGACATCGACTTCATCAGCCGCGACCTGCCGCAGCTGATGGCCGAGTCGCGCGAGGGCATCGAGCGGGTGACGCGCATCGTGCGCGACCTCAAGGATTTCTCGTACTCCGGCCGCGAGGAATCGTGGAAGCTGGTGGACCTGCATGCCGGGCTCGAATCCACGATCAACATCATCTGGAACGAGCTCAAGTACAAGGTCACCCTGGACCGCCACTACGGCAACCTGCCGCTGGTCGAGTGCCTGCCGTCCGAGCTCAACCAGGTGTACATGAACCTGCTGCTCAACGCCGGCCAGGCGATCGGCGAGCGCGGCACCATCGCGGTCAGCACCGGCCAGGACGGCGAGGAGGTGTGGATCGAGTTCAGGGACTCCGGCGCCGGCATTCCGGCGGACCTGCTGCAGCGCATCTTCGACCCGTTCTTCACCACCAAGCCGGTCGGCAGCGGCACCGGCCTGGGCCTGTCGATCTCCTACGGCATCATCAACAAGCACCACGGCCGCATCGACGTGACCAGCACCGTCGGCGAAGGCTCCAGCTTCCGGATCGTGATTCCGGTGCGGCAGCCGAAGTAG
- the flgB gene encoding flagellar basal body rod protein FlgB, with translation MSNLISSYLGVHGDALPLREQRMKLIASNLSNVDTPGYKAQDLDFDAALRAAQGQRDGSQLQVSDSRHIAVAGSPGLNPFQVTREASQPSLDGNTVDPDAERAAYGRAALEYRASLSFVESKVRSMLTAITGQ, from the coding sequence ATGTCCAATCTGATTTCATCCTATCTGGGGGTCCACGGCGACGCCCTGCCGCTGCGCGAGCAACGGATGAAGCTGATCGCCAGCAACCTCAGCAACGTCGACACCCCCGGCTACAAGGCCCAGGACCTGGACTTCGACGCGGCCCTGCGCGCCGCGCAGGGCCAGCGCGACGGCAGCCAGTTGCAGGTGAGCGACAGCCGCCACATCGCGGTCGCCGGCAGCCCCGGCCTCAATCCGTTCCAGGTCACCCGCGAAGCGAGCCAGCCCAGCCTCGACGGCAACACCGTCGATCCGGATGCCGAGCGCGCCGCCTACGGCCGCGCCGCGCTGGAATACCGCGCATCGCTGAGCTTCGTCGAATCCAAGGTGCGCAGCATGCTCACCGCCATCACGGGCCAATAA
- a CDS encoding chemotaxis protein produces the protein MSHDLLNRIDQRTRLAGHNRLALLLFRLGGRQLFGVNVFKVQEVLRRPDLFQVPGLPLQFSGVADVRGRSVPVLDLGLAIGHPERETHADKAPGYLVVTEFNRSVQGFLVSGVERIVNIAVEDIHPPPELGAESSYLTAVTRFQGELIQVIDVESVLADIAQTRVEAQIDPSLALTGSQLQVLVVDDSRVARQQIRSVLDQLGVGATLLSDGRQALDHLLQIHAGGENPAERYAMVISDIEMPAMDGYTLTTEIRRHPGLAGLYVLLHTSLSGVFNNAMVERVGANAFVAKYSPHELADYVLARLRVVAEAQAA, from the coding sequence ATGTCTCATGACCTGCTCAACCGAATCGACCAGCGCACCCGCTTGGCGGGCCACAATCGGCTTGCCCTGCTGCTGTTCCGGCTGGGCGGTCGTCAGCTTTTTGGCGTGAACGTCTTCAAGGTGCAGGAAGTGCTGCGCCGGCCGGATCTGTTCCAGGTGCCAGGGCTGCCACTGCAATTCTCCGGCGTCGCCGATGTCCGCGGCCGTTCGGTGCCGGTGCTCGACCTGGGCCTGGCGATCGGCCACCCGGAGCGCGAGACGCACGCCGACAAGGCGCCCGGCTACCTGGTGGTCACCGAGTTCAACCGCTCGGTGCAGGGCTTCCTGGTCAGCGGCGTGGAGCGCATCGTCAACATCGCGGTGGAGGACATCCATCCGCCGCCGGAACTGGGCGCCGAATCCAGCTACCTGACCGCAGTGACCCGCTTCCAGGGCGAGCTGATCCAGGTCATCGACGTGGAAAGCGTGCTCGCCGACATCGCCCAGACCCGGGTGGAGGCGCAGATCGACCCGTCGCTGGCGCTCACCGGCTCGCAGCTGCAGGTGCTGGTGGTGGACGACTCGCGCGTGGCCCGGCAGCAGATCCGCAGCGTGCTGGACCAGCTCGGGGTCGGCGCCACCCTGCTGTCCGACGGCCGCCAGGCCCTGGACCATCTCTTGCAGATCCACGCCGGCGGCGAGAATCCGGCCGAGCGCTACGCCATGGTGATCTCCGACATCGAGATGCCGGCGATGGACGGCTACACGCTGACGACGGAAATCCGGCGCCACCCGGGCCTGGCCGGCCTGTACGTGCTGCTGCATACCTCGCTGTCGGGCGTGTTCAACAACGCCATGGTCGAGCGCGTCGGCGCCAACGCCTTCGTCGCCAAGTACAGCCCGCACGAACTGGCCGACTACGTGCTGGCGCGGCTGCGGGTGGTCGCCGAGGCCCAGGCCGCCTAG
- a CDS encoding EAL domain-containing protein, translating to MWNPAVPVPPDDELPSRLGAGHPALTGMIGEALAGGPGVMLLHIDIDHFASINENMSAEVGDHALALLAHRLQAHLRGRGLLWRHGSDELVMAVPRTADVPPPEAFAEEIRQQIELPLSVLPYTLFMTGKIGVSLCPEHSTRLSTLLDYAEDAVYQAAREGGNLVRLYAADGPPSAHSESIISRQIVDAIPNGELRLRYQPMVSARDGRVVGMESLLRWQSPTLGILVPERFMRTAERLGVIVQIGTWVMEGALRQARLWRDQGFDDFTIAVNVSTLQLLRPTFFNEVMSALQAAGVPPQMMVLEINESALTNNVNFVHETLANLCREGISLSLDNFGTGDSSLSALVRYPVDKLKIDRSFIKSAPAGNREAAIARAIIAMGHQLGMVVIANGVESQAQLGFLRRNDCDIFQGYLFGEPMSAEAAGMALRRRYLRPESFTETRPDRTLLLLDDEENVLRSLVRLFRRDNYRILAAGNVRDAFDLLATNDVQVILSDQRMSDMSGTEFLGRVKMLYPDTIRLVLSGYTDLATVTDAINRGAIYRFLTKPWNDDELREHIRQAFRTHDEQRRDAGP from the coding sequence ATGTGGAATCCCGCTGTCCCCGTGCCGCCAGACGACGAACTGCCGTCGCGCCTGGGCGCCGGCCATCCGGCGCTGACCGGCATGATCGGCGAGGCGCTGGCCGGCGGGCCGGGGGTGATGCTGCTGCACATCGACATCGACCACTTCGCCTCGATCAACGAGAACATGAGCGCGGAAGTGGGCGACCACGCGCTGGCGCTGCTGGCGCACCGGCTGCAGGCGCACCTGCGCGGGCGCGGCCTGCTGTGGCGGCACGGCAGCGACGAGCTGGTCATGGCGGTGCCGCGCACCGCCGACGTGCCGCCGCCGGAGGCCTTCGCCGAGGAGATCCGGCAGCAGATCGAACTGCCGCTGTCGGTGCTGCCGTACACCTTGTTCATGACCGGCAAGATCGGCGTGAGCCTGTGCCCGGAGCATTCCACGCGGCTGTCCACCCTGCTCGACTACGCCGAGGACGCGGTCTACCAGGCCGCGCGCGAGGGCGGCAACCTGGTGCGCCTGTACGCGGCCGACGGCCCGCCCAGCGCGCACAGCGAGAGCATCATCTCGCGGCAGATCGTCGATGCGATCCCCAACGGCGAGCTGCGCCTGCGCTACCAGCCGATGGTCAGCGCCCGCGACGGCCGCGTGGTGGGCATGGAATCGCTGCTGCGCTGGCAGTCGCCGACGCTGGGCATCCTGGTGCCGGAGCGGTTCATGCGCACCGCCGAGCGGCTGGGCGTGATCGTGCAGATCGGCACCTGGGTGATGGAGGGCGCGCTGCGCCAGGCGCGGCTGTGGCGCGACCAGGGCTTCGACGACTTCACCATCGCGGTCAACGTCTCCACCCTGCAGCTGCTGCGCCCGACCTTCTTCAACGAAGTGATGTCCGCGCTGCAGGCGGCCGGCGTGCCGCCGCAGATGATGGTGCTGGAGATCAACGAAAGCGCACTGACCAACAACGTCAACTTCGTCCACGAGACCCTGGCCAACCTGTGCCGCGAAGGCATCAGCCTGAGCCTGGACAACTTCGGCACCGGCGATTCCAGCCTCAGCGCGCTGGTGCGCTACCCGGTGGACAAGCTGAAGATCGACCGCAGCTTCATCAAGAGCGCGCCGGCCGGCAACCGCGAGGCGGCGATCGCCCGCGCCATCATCGCCATGGGCCACCAGCTGGGCATGGTGGTGATCGCCAACGGCGTGGAATCGCAGGCGCAGCTGGGCTTCCTGCGCCGCAACGACTGCGACATCTTCCAGGGCTACCTGTTCGGCGAGCCGATGTCGGCCGAGGCCGCCGGCATGGCGCTGCGGCGGCGCTACCTGCGCCCGGAATCGTTCACCGAGACCCGCCCGGACCGCACCCTGCTGCTGCTCGACGACGAGGAGAACGTGCTGCGCTCGCTGGTGCGCCTGTTCCGCCGCGACAACTACCGGATCCTGGCCGCCGGCAACGTGCGCGACGCCTTCGACCTGCTCGCCACCAACGACGTGCAGGTGATCCTGTCCGACCAGCGCATGTCCGACATGAGCGGCACCGAGTTCCTGGGCCGGGTGAAGATGCTCTACCCCGACACCATCCGCCTGGTGCTGTCCGGCTACACCGACCTGGCCACGGTCACCGACGCGATCAACCGCGGCGCGATCTACCGCTTCCTGACCAAGCCCTGGAACGACGACGAACTGCGCGAACACATCCGCCAGGCGTTCCGCACGCACGACGAACAGCGGCGCGATGCGGGGCCCTGA
- the flgC gene encoding flagellar basal body rod protein FlgC: protein MSNLPIFDVAGSALQAQSVRLSTIASNLANADSVAGSAEAAYKPIEPIFQAVRNPHDSSLTAVNVKEISQSKDPPLKRYEPGHPLADADGYIYSPDVDPVAQMVNLISASRNYQAGVEVLNTAKELALSTLTMGR from the coding sequence ATGAGCAATCTGCCGATCTTCGATGTCGCCGGTTCCGCCCTGCAGGCGCAGTCGGTGCGCCTGAGCACCATCGCCAGCAACCTGGCCAACGCCGACTCGGTGGCCGGCTCGGCCGAGGCCGCCTACAAGCCGATCGAACCGATCTTCCAGGCGGTGCGCAACCCGCACGACAGCAGCCTGACCGCGGTCAACGTCAAGGAAATCAGCCAGAGCAAGGATCCGCCGCTCAAGCGCTACGAACCCGGCCATCCGCTCGCCGATGCCGACGGCTACATCTACTCGCCGGACGTGGACCCGGTGGCGCAGATGGTCAACCTGATCTCCGCCTCGCGCAATTACCAGGCTGGCGTGGAAGTCCTCAACACCGCCAAGGAACTGGCGCTGTCCACCTTGACCATGGGCCGCTGA